In a single window of the Polynucleobacter sp. MWH-UH24A genome:
- a CDS encoding BON domain-containing protein yields the protein MMRLVKIVCAVLFALQLSACGVLVVGGMVGGATILADRRTPAVQAIDLGVEIEANSQLSKKFGDSAHIVVVSFNQKVLLIGEAKDDTIKTQAGNDVKAMKNVRSLFNEIVIGPNSSLGQRASDAYMASSIKTQLIFSPDVPSNSMNISVESGKVYLMGILTQQEADKAKQIVSKVSGVKQVFAFFDIISEAEKRRLEQEGKARTSQPDTNPAPN from the coding sequence ATGATGCGACTTGTTAAAATAGTCTGTGCGGTTCTGTTTGCGCTTCAGCTTTCCGCCTGTGGCGTTTTGGTGGTTGGTGGCATGGTTGGTGGAGCAACCATATTGGCTGATCGCAGAACACCTGCGGTTCAGGCAATTGATTTGGGAGTTGAGATCGAGGCCAACAGCCAGCTTTCAAAAAAATTTGGCGATTCAGCCCACATTGTGGTTGTGTCTTTTAATCAGAAAGTTCTCCTAATTGGCGAGGCAAAAGACGACACCATTAAAACTCAGGCGGGCAATGACGTGAAAGCGATGAAAAATGTTCGCTCTTTATTTAACGAAATCGTGATTGGACCCAATAGTTCTTTGGGCCAGCGAGCAAGCGATGCGTATATGGCCTCCAGCATCAAAACCCAACTGATTTTTAGCCCTGACGTTCCTTCAAATTCCATGAATATCTCGGTAGAGAGTGGCAAGGTCTATCTCATGGGTATTTTGACCCAGCAAGAGGCCGATAAAGCCAAGCAAATTGTTAGTAAGGTAAGCGGTGTGAAGCAGGTATTTGCCTTTTTTGACATTATTTCGGAGGCCGAAAAACGGCGCCTGGAACAAGAAGGTAAGGCAAGAACTTCACAGCCGGACACCAACCCAGCCCCAAATTAA
- the nusG gene encoding transcription termination/antitermination protein NusG → MVSNPQATGNMRWYVIHAYSGMEKSVKKGLEERIARSGMADKFGRILVPSEEVVEVKSGQKAVSERRFFPGYVLIEMEMTDETWHLVKNTPKVTGFVGGVRNRPSPISTAEVSKIMDQMQAGVDKPKPKTLFEVGEMVRVKEGPFTDFNGNVEEVNYEKSKLRVSVTIFGRGTPVELEFGQVEKM, encoded by the coding sequence ATGGTTTCAAACCCTCAGGCAACTGGCAATATGCGCTGGTATGTAATCCATGCCTATTCTGGTATGGAAAAGAGCGTCAAAAAAGGACTTGAAGAGCGAATTGCTCGCTCTGGGATGGCCGATAAGTTTGGCCGCATATTAGTCCCTTCAGAGGAAGTGGTAGAGGTTAAGTCGGGTCAAAAGGCCGTATCAGAGCGTCGATTTTTCCCCGGTTATGTATTAATTGAGATGGAAATGACCGATGAAACCTGGCATTTGGTCAAAAACACCCCAAAAGTCACTGGTTTCGTAGGCGGTGTTCGTAATCGCCCATCCCCAATTTCAACTGCAGAAGTCAGCAAAATCATGGACCAAATGCAGGCCGGGGTAGATAAGCCCAAGCCCAAGACCCTATTTGAGGTGGGTGAGATGGTTCGTGTCAAAGAAGGCCCATTTACCGATTTCAATGGAAATGTAGAAGAAGTGAATTACGAGAAGTCAAAACTCCGTGTTTCTGTTACAATTTTTGGTCGCGGTACTCCCGTTGAACTGGAATTTGGTCAAGTGGAGAAGATGTAA
- a CDS encoding phosphoheptose isomerase: MKTKPLDELKTRAHQHFVDSIATKQLGAQSLPLDLARAILLITRSIEADGKIMACGNGGSAADAQHFAAELMGRFERERRELAALALTTDSSILTAIGNDYSYEEVFSKQVRGIGRSGDVLIAISTSGNSKNVIKAIEAAKKIGIHIVAMTGNGGGKIAALLSGEDVHLCVPATRTARIQETHLLLLHCLCDGVDHVLFGED, encoded by the coding sequence ATGAAAACAAAACCATTAGACGAGCTAAAAACTAGAGCCCATCAGCACTTTGTCGATAGTATTGCGACAAAGCAATTGGGCGCCCAATCATTACCTTTGGATCTTGCGCGAGCCATTTTATTAATCACCCGGTCCATTGAAGCGGATGGAAAAATAATGGCTTGTGGCAATGGCGGATCTGCAGCGGATGCGCAACATTTTGCAGCCGAACTGATGGGTCGGTTTGAGCGCGAGCGCCGTGAGTTGGCGGCCCTTGCACTGACAACCGATTCGTCGATATTGACAGCGATCGGGAATGACTACAGCTATGAGGAAGTGTTTAGTAAACAGGTCCGGGGCATCGGACGTTCGGGCGATGTTTTGATTGCAATATCAACATCTGGGAATTCAAAGAATGTGATTAAGGCGATTGAGGCTGCCAAGAAGATTGGTATTCATATTGTTGCAATGACGGGTAATGGTGGCGGCAAGATCGCTGCTTTGTTAAGCGGCGAAGATGTTCACCTATGTGTCCCAGCAACCCGCACAGCACGTATTCAAGAGACCCATTTACTTTTATTGCACTGCCTTTGCGATGGTGTTGACCATGTTCTATTTGGTGAGGATTGA
- the tuf gene encoding elongation factor Tu, producing MAKEKFERTKPHVNVGTIGHVDHGKTTLTAAITTVLSKLFGGEAKAYDQIDAAPEEKARGITINTAHVEYETKNRHYAHVDCPGHADYVKNMITGAAQMDGAILVVSAADGPMPQTREHILLARQVGVPYIIVFMNKCDMVDDAELLELVEMEVRELLSKYEFPGDDTPIVKGSAKLALEGDKGELGEGAIMKLAEALDSYIPNPERAIDGAFLMPVEDVFSISGRGTVVTGRVERGIVKVGEEIEIVGIKPTLKTTCTGVEMFRKLLDQGQAGDNVGILLRGTKREEVERGQVLAKPGSITPHTHFTAEVYVLSKDEGGRHTPFFNNYRPQFYFRTTDVTGSIELPKDKEMVMPGDNVTITVKLIAPIAMEEGLRFAIREGGRTVGAGVVAKILA from the coding sequence ATGGCAAAAGAAAAATTTGAACGGACTAAACCCCATGTGAACGTTGGCACCATTGGTCACGTCGACCACGGTAAGACCACGCTCACCGCAGCAATTACCACCGTGCTCTCTAAGCTCTTTGGTGGCGAAGCCAAAGCGTACGATCAGATCGATGCGGCTCCCGAAGAGAAGGCCCGTGGTATTACGATTAATACTGCCCACGTTGAGTACGAGACCAAGAACCGTCACTACGCGCACGTCGATTGCCCAGGCCATGCCGACTACGTGAAGAACATGATTACCGGTGCAGCGCAGATGGACGGCGCCATTTTGGTGGTCTCGGCCGCTGACGGCCCCATGCCCCAAACCCGTGAGCACATCCTCTTGGCTCGCCAAGTGGGCGTGCCTTACATCATCGTGTTTATGAACAAATGCGATATGGTGGACGACGCTGAACTCTTAGAACTCGTGGAGATGGAAGTGCGTGAGCTGCTCTCCAAGTACGAGTTCCCAGGCGACGATACCCCGATCGTCAAGGGCTCTGCCAAGCTTGCCTTAGAAGGCGACAAGGGTGAGCTCGGTGAAGGCGCGATCATGAAGCTTGCCGAAGCCTTAGACAGCTATATCCCCAATCCCGAGCGCGCGATTGATGGCGCGTTCTTGATGCCAGTCGAAGACGTGTTCTCGATCTCTGGTCGTGGCACCGTGGTGACCGGTCGTGTCGAGCGCGGGATTGTGAAAGTCGGTGAAGAGATTGAGATCGTGGGCATTAAGCCAACACTGAAGACCACCTGTACTGGCGTGGAGATGTTCCGTAAACTGCTCGATCAAGGTCAAGCCGGCGACAACGTTGGTATTCTTTTGCGCGGTACCAAGCGCGAAGAAGTCGAGCGTGGCCAAGTATTAGCCAAGCCGGGCTCGATTACTCCCCACACCCACTTTACCGCCGAGGTTTATGTGTTGTCCAAAGATGAGGGCGGTCGTCATACCCCCTTCTTTAACAACTACCGTCCTCAGTTTTACTTCCGTACCACCGATGTCACCGGCTCGATTGAGTTGCCAAAAGACAAAGAAATGGTGATGCCTGGCGATAACGTCACCATCACCGTGAAGCTCATTGCCCCCATCGCCATGGAAGAGGGCTTGCGCTTTGCGATCCGTGAAGGCGGTCGTACCGTCGGTGCGGGCGTGGTTGCGAAGATTTTGGCTTAA
- the secE gene encoding preprotein translocase subunit SecE → MSQQTIESSEQKSGWVSLVAVAIVIAALVLYYTLIDQGYWIRLGALLGGIALAIVLMIFSADGKRFIAYSKDSWLEVKKVVWPSRQESTRMTLVVFGFVLIMALFLWLIDKLVEWLVFSIFLGWK, encoded by the coding sequence ATGTCACAACAAACGATAGAAAGCTCGGAGCAGAAATCAGGCTGGGTTAGCCTTGTAGCGGTTGCTATTGTGATCGCTGCATTGGTTCTTTATTACACCCTGATTGATCAAGGATATTGGATTCGACTAGGTGCGTTATTAGGTGGCATTGCATTAGCAATTGTGTTGATGATTTTTTCGGCTGACGGTAAGCGTTTTATTGCCTACAGCAAGGACTCTTGGCTAGAGGTAAAAAAAGTAGTTTGGCCAAGTCGCCAAGAATCAACCCGAATGACCCTTGTAGTTTTTGGCTTCGTTTTGATTATGGCGCTCTTTTTATGGCTAATTGATAAATTAGTCGAATGGCTTGTGTTTTCAATCTTTTTAGGCTGGAAGTGA